From Sodalis glossinidius str. 'morsitans', the proteins below share one genomic window:
- the ftsW gene encoding cell division protein FtsW produces MRFPGLGLIPRLKAWVMGGREPEAPTHLLYDRTLLWLTLGLAGIGFVMVTSASMPIGARLSDDPFYFAKRDAFYLGLAFVLSLATLRISMAVWQRYSSVMLLITLVMLLVVLVVGSSVNGASRWIALWQLRIQPAELSKLALFCYLASYLVRKVEEVRTNFWGFCKPMGVMVLLAVLLLAQPDLGTVVVLFVTTLAMLFLAGAKLWQFLSIIGSGIFAVVLLIIAEPYRMRRVTSFWNPWDDPFGSGYQLTQSLMAFGRGEFWGQGLGNSVQKLEYLPEAHTDFIFSILGEELGYFGVVLALLMVFLVAFRAMSIGCKALEIDQRFSGFLACSIGIWFSFQALVNVGAAAGMLPTKGLTLPLISYGGSSLLIMSTAIVLLLRVDFETRLAKAQAFARGPR; encoded by the coding sequence ATGCGCTTTCCCGGTTTAGGATTGATTCCCCGCCTGAAAGCGTGGGTGATGGGGGGGCGCGAGCCTGAGGCGCCGACCCATCTGCTCTATGATCGTACGCTGCTGTGGCTGACGCTGGGGCTGGCCGGTATCGGTTTCGTGATGGTTACCTCGGCGTCGATGCCGATCGGGGCGCGCCTGTCGGACGACCCGTTCTATTTTGCCAAACGTGATGCGTTTTATCTCGGTCTGGCGTTTGTGCTGTCGCTGGCAACGCTCAGGATCTCGATGGCGGTCTGGCAGCGCTACAGCTCGGTGATGCTGCTTATCACGCTGGTGATGCTGCTGGTGGTGCTGGTGGTCGGTAGCTCGGTTAACGGCGCGTCGCGCTGGATAGCGCTCTGGCAGCTGCGTATCCAGCCGGCGGAATTATCCAAGCTGGCGCTGTTTTGCTATCTGGCCAGTTATCTGGTACGCAAGGTAGAGGAAGTACGTACTAACTTCTGGGGATTTTGCAAACCGATGGGCGTGATGGTGCTGCTGGCGGTACTGCTGCTGGCGCAGCCCGATCTCGGGACCGTGGTGGTGTTGTTCGTCACCACTCTGGCCATGTTGTTTTTGGCCGGCGCCAAACTATGGCAATTCTTATCGATTATCGGTTCGGGCATTTTCGCGGTGGTGTTGCTCATCATCGCTGAGCCCTACCGTATGCGGCGCGTGACGTCGTTTTGGAACCCGTGGGATGATCCCTTCGGCAGCGGCTACCAGCTTACCCAGTCGCTCATGGCGTTTGGCCGCGGCGAATTCTGGGGACAGGGACTGGGCAACTCGGTACAGAAACTGGAGTATTTGCCGGAAGCCCATACCGACTTTATCTTCTCCATTTTGGGCGAAGAGCTGGGTTACTTCGGCGTGGTGCTGGCGCTACTGATGGTGTTTTTGGTTGCGTTCCGCGCCATGTCCATCGGCTGCAAAGCGCTGGAAATCGACCAGCGCTTTTCCGGTTTCCTGGCCTGTTCCATCGGCATCTGGTTCAGCTTTCAGGCGCTGGTCAACGTGGGCGCTGCCGCCGGCATGCTGCCGACCAAAGGCTTGACCCTGCCGTTAATCAGCTACGGTGGTTCGAGCCTGCTTATCATGTCGACGGCGATAGTACTGCTGCTGAGGGTGGATTTTGAGACGCGTCTGGCCAAAGCGCAGGCGTTTGCGAGGGGACCGCGATGA
- the murG gene encoding undecaprenyldiphospho-muramoylpentapeptide beta-N-acetylglucosaminyltransferase → MTAKTRRLMVMAGGTGGHVFPGLAVAHHLMAQGWQVRWLGTANRMEADLVPQHGIDIDFIRISGLRGKGLKAQLLAPVRIWRALRQARRIMRAWRPDVVLGMGGYVSGPGGLAAWSCGIPVVLHEQNGIAGLTNRGLAKISRKVLQAFPGAFPHADVVGNPVRDAVLALPAPEARFRDRTGPIRVLIIGGSQGARVLNQTMPAVAARLAGILTLWHQVGKGALEEVNRAYAANGETQHKVVEFIDDMAAAYAWADAVVCRAGALTVSEIAAAGLPALFVPFMHKDRQQYWNARLLEQACAAKIIEQPAFSVERVSDVLAGWDRPTLLTMAQRARAAAIPDATERVAREVAAAVRA, encoded by the coding sequence ATGACGGCAAAGACAAGGCGGTTGATGGTGATGGCGGGTGGTACCGGCGGACATGTGTTCCCGGGGCTGGCGGTCGCGCATCACCTGATGGCGCAGGGCTGGCAGGTCCGCTGGCTCGGCACCGCCAATCGCATGGAGGCCGATCTCGTGCCGCAGCACGGCATTGATATCGATTTTATCCGCATCAGCGGCCTGCGCGGCAAGGGATTGAAAGCGCAACTGCTGGCGCCGGTGCGCATTTGGCGCGCGCTGCGGCAGGCGCGGCGGATTATGCGCGCGTGGCGGCCGGATGTGGTGCTGGGTATGGGCGGTTATGTTTCCGGGCCCGGCGGTCTGGCGGCCTGGAGCTGCGGCATCCCGGTGGTCCTGCACGAGCAGAACGGTATCGCCGGCCTGACCAACCGCGGCCTGGCGAAAATTTCCCGCAAAGTGCTGCAGGCGTTTCCCGGTGCCTTCCCCCATGCCGACGTGGTGGGGAATCCGGTACGCGATGCGGTGCTGGCGCTGCCGGCGCCCGAAGCGCGCTTTCGCGATCGCACAGGCCCGATTCGGGTGCTGATTATCGGCGGCAGCCAGGGCGCGCGGGTGCTCAATCAGACCATGCCGGCGGTCGCCGCTCGTTTGGCGGGCATCTTGACGCTGTGGCATCAGGTAGGGAAAGGGGCGCTGGAGGAGGTTAACCGAGCTTACGCGGCGAACGGCGAGACACAGCACAAGGTGGTAGAATTTATCGACGATATGGCCGCCGCCTACGCCTGGGCAGATGCCGTGGTCTGCCGCGCCGGGGCGCTGACGGTGAGCGAAATCGCTGCCGCCGGGCTGCCGGCCCTGTTTGTGCCGTTTATGCACAAAGATCGTCAGCAGTACTGGAACGCGCGGCTGCTGGAGCAGGCCTGCGCGGCAAAAATTATTGAGCAGCCGGCCTTTAGCGTTGAGCGGGTTAGTGACGTACTGGCCGGCTGGGATCGGCCGACATTGCTGACCATGGCGCAACGCGCCCGGGCGGCGGCTATACCCGATGCAACGGAGCGCGTGGCGCGGGAAGTGGCGGCGGCGGTGCGCGCCTGA
- the murC gene encoding UDP-N-acetylmuramate--L-alanine ligase, with the protein MNTQQLAKLRTFVPEMRRVRQIHFVGIGGAGMGGIAEVLANEGYQISGSDLAPNAVTQQLTDLGAQIYFNHRPENISDASVVVVSSAIAADNPEIVAAKEVRIPVIQRAEMLAELMRFRHGIAIAGTHGKTTTTAMVASIYAEAGLDPTFVNGGLVKAAGVHARLGCSRYLIAEADESDASFLHLQPMVAIITNIEADHMDTYQGDFENLKQTFINFLHNLPFYGRAVMCIDDPVIRELLPRVGRQITTYGFSDDADLRITDYRQDGARGSFTFTRQEKADLRVELNAPGRHNALNAVAAIAVATEEGINDESILQAMLQFQGTGRRFDDLGHYDLVNVNGKTGEVMLVDDYGHHPTEVDATIKAARAGWPDKRLVMVFQPHRYTRTRDLYDDFANVLSGVDVLLMLDVYPAGEAPIPGADSRSLCRTIRGRGKVDPILVPDMETLPATLAQVLQDNDLVLMQGAGTVGKIARKLADSRLQPQPGEGRHG; encoded by the coding sequence GTGAATACACAACAACTGGCTAAACTGCGAACTTTTGTCCCAGAGATGCGCCGCGTCAGGCAAATCCATTTTGTCGGCATCGGCGGTGCCGGCATGGGTGGTATCGCGGAAGTGCTGGCGAACGAGGGCTATCAAATCAGCGGCTCCGATCTGGCGCCGAACGCGGTCACGCAGCAACTGACGGACCTGGGTGCGCAAATTTATTTCAACCACCGCCCGGAGAATATCAGTGATGCCAGCGTAGTGGTGGTGTCGAGCGCCATCGCGGCTGATAACCCGGAAATTGTGGCGGCCAAAGAGGTGCGTATTCCCGTCATTCAGCGCGCGGAAATGCTGGCGGAGCTGATGCGTTTTCGTCACGGCATCGCTATTGCCGGTACGCACGGTAAAACCACGACGACCGCGATGGTGGCCAGTATTTATGCCGAGGCCGGCCTGGATCCGACCTTCGTGAACGGCGGACTGGTGAAAGCCGCCGGCGTGCACGCCCGTCTGGGCTGCAGTCGCTACCTGATTGCCGAGGCCGACGAAAGCGACGCCTCCTTCCTGCATTTGCAGCCGATGGTGGCGATTATTACCAATATCGAAGCCGACCATATGGATACCTATCAGGGCGACTTTGAAAATCTCAAGCAGACGTTTATCAACTTTCTGCACAATCTGCCGTTTTACGGCCGTGCGGTGATGTGTATCGACGATCCGGTGATCCGCGAACTGCTGCCCCGCGTCGGGCGGCAAATCACCACTTATGGCTTCAGCGACGATGCCGATTTGCGTATCACCGATTATCGCCAGGACGGTGCGCGTGGCAGCTTTACCTTCACCCGGCAGGAAAAGGCCGATTTACGGGTGGAGCTCAACGCACCGGGTCGCCACAACGCGCTGAATGCGGTGGCGGCGATTGCGGTGGCGACCGAAGAGGGCATCAACGACGAGAGCATTTTGCAGGCGATGCTGCAATTTCAGGGCACCGGCCGCCGCTTCGATGATTTGGGCCATTATGATTTGGTCAACGTCAACGGCAAAACGGGCGAAGTCATGCTGGTGGACGATTACGGTCATCACCCGACCGAGGTGGACGCTACGATTAAAGCGGCGCGTGCCGGCTGGCCGGATAAGCGTCTGGTAATGGTGTTTCAGCCGCACCGCTATACGCGTACGCGAGACCTTTACGACGATTTCGCCAACGTCCTCTCCGGCGTGGATGTCCTGCTGATGCTGGATGTTTATCCCGCCGGCGAAGCGCCGATCCCCGGCGCCGACAGCCGCTCTTTGTGCCGCACTATTCGCGGCCGCGGCAAGGTGGATCCGATTCTGGTGCCGGATATGGAGACGCTGCCCGCAACGCTGGCGCAGGTGCTGCAAGACAACGATTTGGTGCTGATGCAGGGCGCCGGTACGGTGGGCAAAATAGCCCGTAAACTGGCTGACAGCAGGCTGCAGCCGCAGCCTGGCGAGGGACGTCATGGTTAA
- the ftsQ gene encoding cell division protein FtsQ: MSQAAINVRNRETERAAAGRSNGGQLAGLIFLLMVLGTIVWGGWMVVGWMKDAHRLPLSRLVVTGYRHYTTNDDIRQAILALGAPGTFMTQDVNVIQQQIERMPWIKQVSVRKQWPDELKIHLVEYVPVVRWNDQHLLDGSGKVFSAPAERIGNQPMPMLYGPEGSEQDVLSGYRTMNAVLTAAKFQLKAVSMSARHSWQLTLRDDTRLELGRDDRARRLQRFIGIYPVLLQQARNDNKRISYVDLRYDSGLAVGWAAAYIEPENSNQQQIQAQAEQQ, encoded by the coding sequence ATGTCGCAGGCGGCGATAAACGTACGCAACCGTGAGACAGAGAGAGCCGCTGCGGGACGCAGCAACGGCGGCCAGCTCGCGGGTCTGATCTTCCTGCTGATGGTGCTCGGCACCATCGTCTGGGGAGGTTGGATGGTCGTGGGCTGGATGAAAGATGCCCATCGTTTACCGCTGTCCCGGCTGGTGGTGACCGGATATCGTCATTACACCACCAATGACGATATCCGCCAGGCGATTCTGGCGCTGGGAGCGCCCGGCACCTTTATGACGCAGGACGTTAACGTTATTCAGCAGCAAATTGAACGCATGCCGTGGATAAAGCAGGTCAGCGTGCGTAAACAGTGGCCGGACGAGTTGAAAATCCACCTGGTGGAATATGTGCCGGTGGTGCGCTGGAACGATCAACATCTGCTTGACGGCAGCGGCAAGGTATTCAGCGCGCCGGCGGAGCGTATCGGCAATCAGCCCATGCCGATGCTTTATGGCCCGGAGGGCAGCGAGCAAGACGTGCTGAGCGGCTATCGCACCATGAACGCGGTGCTGACGGCGGCCAAGTTTCAGCTCAAGGCGGTTAGCATGAGCGCCCGCCATTCGTGGCAGTTGACGTTACGGGACGATACCCGGCTGGAACTGGGCCGGGACGACAGAGCCAGGCGCCTGCAGCGCTTTATCGGGATTTATCCGGTTCTTCTCCAGCAGGCCCGGAACGATAATAAGCGCATCAGCTATGTGGATCTGCGCTATGACTCGGGCTTGGCCGTCGGTTGGGCAGCGGCCTATATCGAACCGGAAAATAGTAATCAGCAACAGATTCAGGCACAGGCAGAACAACAATGA
- the ftsA gene encoding cell division protein FtsA yields MIKATDRKLVVGLEIGTAKVAALVGEVLPDGMVNIIGVGSCPSRGMDKGGVNDLESVVKCVQRAIDQAELMADCQISSVYLALSGKHISCQNEIGMVPISEEEVTQEDVENVVHTAKSVRVRDEHRILHVIPQDYAIDYQEGIKNPVGLSGVRMQAKVHLITCHNDMAKNIVKAVERCGLKVDQLIFAGLASSYAVLTEDERELGVCVVDIGGGTMDMAVYTAGALRHTKVIPYAGNVVTSDIAYAFGTPPTDAEAIKVRHGCALGAVVSKDESVEVPSVGGRPPRSLQRQTLAEVIEPRYTELLNLVNDEILQLQEQLRAQGVKHHLAAGIVLTGGAAQIDGLAACAQRVFHTQVRIGQPLNITGLTDYAQAPYYSTAVGLLHYGKESHLSGEVDVEKRTSVSTWFKRFSGWLRKEF; encoded by the coding sequence ATGATCAAGGCGACGGACAGAAAACTGGTAGTAGGACTGGAGATCGGCACGGCCAAGGTGGCCGCGCTGGTAGGGGAGGTGCTGCCCGATGGTATGGTGAATATCATCGGTGTCGGCAGTTGCCCGTCGCGCGGCATGGACAAGGGTGGCGTTAACGATCTGGAATCGGTCGTGAAATGCGTTCAGCGCGCTATTGATCAGGCGGAGCTGATGGCGGACTGCCAGATCTCCTCGGTGTATCTTGCCCTGTCCGGCAAACATATTAGCTGCCAGAATGAAATTGGCATGGTACCGATTTCCGAAGAAGAAGTGACCCAGGAAGACGTGGAGAATGTGGTGCATACCGCCAAATCGGTGCGTGTACGCGATGAGCACCGTATTTTGCACGTCATTCCGCAGGATTATGCGATTGACTATCAGGAAGGAATAAAAAACCCGGTTGGCCTGTCCGGCGTACGCATGCAGGCCAAGGTCCACCTGATTACCTGCCATAATGATATGGCGAAGAACATTGTCAAAGCGGTTGAACGTTGCGGGCTGAAAGTTGACCAACTTATTTTCGCCGGTTTGGCGTCAAGTTACGCGGTTCTGACCGAAGATGAACGCGAACTGGGAGTGTGCGTGGTCGACATCGGCGGCGGCACCATGGACATGGCGGTGTATACCGCCGGCGCACTGCGCCATACCAAGGTGATTCCCTACGCCGGCAATGTGGTCACCAGCGACATCGCCTACGCCTTCGGCACGCCGCCCACCGACGCCGAGGCGATCAAAGTCCGCCACGGCTGTGCGCTGGGCGCGGTGGTCAGCAAGGACGAGAGCGTTGAGGTACCGAGCGTCGGCGGCCGGCCGCCGCGCAGCCTGCAGCGCCAGACCCTGGCTGAGGTGATCGAGCCGCGTTACACTGAGCTGCTTAATCTGGTCAACGACGAGATTTTGCAACTGCAGGAGCAACTGCGGGCGCAGGGAGTGAAGCACCATCTGGCCGCCGGCATCGTCCTGACCGGCGGCGCGGCGCAAATCGATGGTTTGGCGGCGTGCGCGCAGAGGGTATTTCATACCCAGGTGCGTATTGGCCAGCCGCTGAATATCACCGGCCTGACGGATTATGCGCAGGCGCCCTATTATTCTACCGCCGTGGGGCTGCTGCATTACGGTAAAGAGTCACATTTAAGCGGCGAAGTAGACGTGGAAAAAAGAACGTCGGTCAGCACATGGTTCAAGCGGTTCAGCGGCTGGCTGCGAAAAGAATTTTAA
- the ftsZ gene encoding cell division protein FtsZ: MFEPMELTNDAVIKVIGVGGGGGNAVEHMVRERIEGVDFFAVNTDAQALRKTAVGQTIQIGSGITKGLGAGANPEVGRHSAEEDREALRAALEGADMVFIAAGMGGGTGTGAAPVVAEVAKDLGILTVAVVTKPFNFEGKKRMAFAEQGIAELSKHVDSLITIPNDKLLKVLGRGISLLDAFGAANDVLKGAVQGIAELITRPGLMNVDFADVRTVMSEMGYAMMGSGVACGEDRAEEAAEMAISSPLLEDIDLSGARGVLVNITAGFDLRLDEFETVGNTIRAFASDNATVVIGTSLDPDMNDELRVTVVATGIGMDKRPEITLVTNKQSSQRVMDNLYRDHAAGMSSLNQEQKTAAKAVNEQNAQGSKEPDYLDIPAFLRKQAD, from the coding sequence ATGTTTGAACCTATGGAATTAACCAACGACGCGGTGATTAAAGTCATCGGCGTCGGCGGCGGTGGCGGCAACGCCGTCGAGCATATGGTGCGAGAGCGCATCGAAGGCGTGGACTTCTTCGCGGTGAATACCGATGCTCAGGCATTGCGTAAGACGGCGGTGGGCCAGACTATTCAAATCGGCAGCGGCATTACCAAAGGGCTAGGGGCCGGCGCCAATCCCGAAGTGGGCCGCCACTCCGCCGAAGAGGACCGCGAAGCGCTGCGGGCCGCGCTTGAAGGAGCCGATATGGTGTTCATCGCCGCCGGTATGGGCGGTGGTACCGGTACCGGCGCTGCGCCGGTTGTCGCGGAAGTCGCCAAGGATCTGGGTATCCTGACCGTGGCTGTGGTCACCAAGCCCTTTAATTTTGAGGGCAAAAAACGTATGGCGTTCGCCGAGCAGGGCATTGCTGAACTCTCCAAGCATGTCGACTCGCTTATCACCATCCCCAACGACAAGCTGCTGAAAGTCCTGGGACGCGGTATTTCGCTGCTTGACGCGTTTGGCGCCGCCAACGATGTATTGAAAGGCGCGGTGCAGGGTATTGCCGAGCTTATCACCCGCCCGGGGCTGATGAACGTCGACTTTGCCGACGTGCGCACCGTAATGTCTGAAATGGGCTATGCCATGATGGGTTCCGGCGTTGCCTGCGGCGAAGATCGCGCGGAAGAAGCGGCGGAAATGGCCATTTCCAGTCCGTTGCTGGAAGATATCGATCTGTCCGGCGCCCGTGGGGTTCTGGTCAACATTACCGCGGGCTTCGACCTGCGTCTGGACGAGTTTGAAACCGTGGGTAACACCATCCGCGCTTTTGCCTCCGACAACGCCACGGTCGTCATCGGTACCTCGCTGGATCCGGATATGAACGACGAACTGCGCGTTACCGTGGTCGCGACCGGCATCGGTATGGACAAACGGCCGGAAATAACGCTGGTGACCAATAAGCAGAGCAGCCAGCGGGTGATGGATAACCTCTATCGCGATCACGCCGCGGGCATGTCTTCGCTCAATCAGGAGCAGAAAACGGCGGCCAAGGCGGTCAATGAGCAAAACGCCCAGGGGAGTAAGGAACCCGACTACCTGGATATTCCGGCATTCTTGCGTAAACAGGCGGATTAA
- the lpxC gene encoding UDP-3-O-acyl-N-acetylglucosamine deacetylase, whose protein sequence is MIKQRTLKRIVQATGVGLHTGKKVTLTLRPASANTGVIYRRTDLNPPVDFPADAKSVRDTMLCTCLVNEHDVRISTVEHLNAALAGLGIDNIIVEVDAPEIPIMDGSASPFVYLLLDAGIEELNSAKKFLRLKQAVRVEDGDKWAELAPYNGFTLDFTIDFKHPAIDASSQRYFLNFSAESFVRQISRARTFGFMRDIEYLQSRGLALGGSFDCAIVVDDYRVLNEDGLRFEDEFVRHKMLDAIGDLFMFGHNIIGAFTAFKSGHAMNNKLLQAVLARQEAWELVTFEDEAKLPLAFKAPSFVMV, encoded by the coding sequence ATGATCAAACAGCGGACATTGAAACGTATCGTGCAGGCCACCGGTGTGGGGTTACATACCGGCAAAAAGGTCACACTGACACTACGCCCTGCATCGGCAAACACCGGGGTCATCTATCGTCGAACCGATTTGAACCCGCCGGTAGATTTTCCCGCTGACGCCAAGTCGGTGCGCGACACCATGCTTTGCACCTGTCTGGTGAACGAGCATGATGTGCGTATTTCCACCGTAGAGCACCTGAACGCGGCGCTGGCGGGATTGGGAATCGACAACATCATCGTTGAAGTGGATGCGCCTGAAATCCCGATCATGGACGGCAGCGCCAGCCCCTTCGTCTACCTGCTGCTGGATGCCGGCATTGAGGAGCTTAACAGTGCCAAAAAATTCCTGCGTCTGAAACAGGCGGTGCGCGTCGAGGATGGGGATAAATGGGCCGAGCTTGCGCCGTATAACGGCTTTACGCTCGATTTCACCATCGACTTCAAACATCCCGCGATTGATGCCAGCTCGCAACGTTATTTCCTGAACTTCTCCGCGGAGTCGTTCGTTCGCCAGATAAGCCGTGCGCGCACCTTTGGCTTCATGCGTGATATTGAGTACCTGCAATCTCGCGGCCTGGCGCTTGGCGGCAGTTTCGACTGCGCTATCGTGGTCGATGACTACCGGGTGCTGAACGAAGACGGCCTGCGCTTTGAAGATGAGTTCGTCCGCCACAAAATGCTCGACGCCATCGGCGACCTATTCATGTTCGGTCACAACATCATCGGCGCGTTTACTGCCTTCAAATCCGGCCACGCCATGAATAACAAGCTGCTGCAGGCGGTACTGGCGCGTCAGGAAGCCTGGGAACTGGTGACCTTCGAGGATGAGGCTAAACTGCCGCTGGCGTTCAAAGCCCCTTCCTTCGTTATGGTCTGA
- a CDS encoding DUF721 domain-containing protein, whose product MRDSRPHPIDSLFGDAAETGRVSLSKIQQRAILLLKLNRAVNALLPTPLRPWCRVANVRQGVLVLETANASWKMRLRYEQPQLLSALRAQILPSLSSIDIRINPGLARKQELNAQNNDSGRQPDRPLGEKPRHLSVQSAASIRHVAARSEGKLKNALERLAELAGESANPTRRGK is encoded by the coding sequence ATGCGCGATAGTCGTCCACATCCCATCGACAGCCTATTTGGCGACGCCGCCGAAACGGGCCGCGTGTCCCTGTCAAAGATTCAGCAGCGTGCCATCCTGCTGCTGAAGCTCAACCGCGCGGTCAATGCGCTGTTGCCGACACCGCTGCGCCCCTGGTGCCGTGTCGCCAACGTCCGCCAGGGAGTGCTGGTACTGGAAACCGCTAATGCCAGCTGGAAGATGCGGTTACGCTATGAACAACCTCAATTATTGTCTGCGTTAAGAGCGCAGATTCTACCATCATTGTCGTCTATCGACATCAGGATTAACCCTGGCCTGGCGAGAAAACAGGAGTTGAATGCGCAAAATAACGACAGCGGCCGGCAACCTGACCGGCCGCTGGGGGAAAAGCCACGGCATTTGAGCGTACAGAGCGCGGCGTCTATTCGCCATGTAGCGGCGCGCAGCGAAGGAAAATTAAAGAACGCGCTGGAACGACTGGCGGAGCTGGCCGGAGAGAGTGCCAACCCCACCCGTCGCGGGAAATAG
- the secM gene encoding secA translation cis-regulator SecM, producing MGILNRWRQIGRRYFWPHLLLGIVAAGFGVPLLPGGGQEMLYQADNCPSLSRQSAFQAGFSQLARLKDVPCRTTYAVDYWHQHAIRTVIRHLSIAWAPAPLPEAVAPLRVQHQVLLTTLGLLLNREARPPVLVRRLRSTGHVAFIDNRSGIRLTQQQGIRAGPHAAV from the coding sequence ATGGGTATTCTAAATCGTTGGCGACAAATTGGCAGACGTTATTTCTGGCCGCATCTCCTGTTGGGGATTGTTGCGGCCGGCTTTGGCGTGCCTTTGTTGCCAGGCGGCGGCCAGGAGATGTTGTACCAGGCCGACAATTGCCCCAGTCTCAGCCGGCAAAGTGCCTTTCAGGCCGGCTTCAGCCAGCTGGCACGGCTGAAAGATGTCCCGTGTCGCACCACCTACGCTGTTGACTACTGGCATCAGCATGCCATACGTACCGTCATCCGTCATCTCTCCATTGCCTGGGCCCCCGCGCCGTTGCCCGAGGCCGTCGCGCCGCTGCGCGTGCAGCATCAGGTACTGCTGACCACGCTGGGTCTGTTGCTCAACCGCGAAGCGCGGCCGCCGGTGCTGGTCCGCCGGCTGCGGTCAACGGGCCACGTCGCTTTCATCGACAACCGTAGCGGCATTCGTCTGACGCAGCAGCAGGGAATACGCGCCGGCCCGCACGCCGCCGTCTGA